The nucleotide sequence CGTCTGTGACTTTAGCCCGGCAAGCCGGTTCATGCGTCTGCAATCGACGTGTAACGCACCCAAGCAGGAGACCCGGCCCGTTTCAGCGTGGTATCAACAGCCGAATCTGGGTCCTGATGTCCTGCACCAGGGCCTCGATGTCAATGCCGGTGTTGTCACTTGCTGCCATGGTCATGAACATGACCGCAGACACAACCCGTGCTGTCGTCGCGGCGTCTTGGGCATCAGCCAGTCCTTCCCGGGTGAATACGGTGGCGATGGCTTCCTCGGTTTCCCCAACGATCGCCAGGGCTGCGCTGTGGTGCGGCTCTGTGGGGTCTCCGAATACCATTTCGCGCAGGTAGAAGCGTCCGTTGTCGACCTGGGTTCGGTTGCACTCCACGATCGGCTTCACGATGGACATCACCGCATCCAGGGCGCCGGGAGTTTCTTCCGCTGCGGCCCGGCCGCGTTCGAGGGCTGCGGCGTAGTTGGCGTTCTGAACGAGGAGGAGCAGTTCGCCTTTGGTTTTGGCGTAGAGGAACAGGGTTCCGGTGCCGATGTCCGCTTTGTCGGCGATCTGCTGGGTGGTGACCTCCTCCACCCCATATTGGGCGAAGAGTTCAGAGGCTGCGGCGGTGATCCGGTCCAGCTTCTCCTGCTTGTTCCGCTCGCGCCGTCCGAGAGGCTTGGATGTGACAGGCAAGGGGCTCCTCCGAAATCAAAATGACTCGACTCACTAATGAGTGTATCGAAGTGCGGGCCAGGTGCCTTGGCCGGCGTACTGGTCAGGGGGTGAGGAATTCGACGACGGCGGGTGCGAACGTGGCGTGGTTCTGGAAGATACCGCCGT is from Paenarthrobacter nicotinovorans and encodes:
- a CDS encoding TetR/AcrR family transcriptional regulator: MPVTSKPLGRRERNKQEKLDRITAAASELFAQYGVEEVTTQQIADKADIGTGTLFLYAKTKGELLLLVQNANYAAALERGRAAAEETPGALDAVMSIVKPIVECNRTQVDNGRFYLREMVFGDPTEPHHSAALAIVGETEEAIATVFTREGLADAQDAATTARVVSAVMFMTMAASDNTGIDIEALVQDIRTQIRLLIPR